A genome region from Ottowia testudinis includes the following:
- a CDS encoding LysR family transcriptional regulator — MADLDPYLLRAFMAVAELGTVSAAAQTLHRTQAAVSMQIQRLEALTGSTLFERTPRGLRLTAQGLILWPCARDILCANALALQRMRDQHVQGRVRLAVVEDIAAARLHHLLRHFHDHTPNVQLDLIVAGNRALGAQFDDDRIDLMVCDAGAVRAEPLASWQEELVWAVRSDLWPKMRDEWPVVMFAEGCPWRLDVVKHLSHSKHAWKTVCEASTLVAMSTALQVGIGMGPMMRGTVPPDCREVGVAEGAPAPVVLHVALFARAAASPQARYLADFLLKSLPNQRGVPSAEAPPRARPARRRAAAV; from the coding sequence CGCAAGCCGCGGTCAGCATGCAGATCCAAAGGCTGGAAGCGCTGACCGGCAGCACCTTGTTCGAACGCACGCCGCGTGGCCTGCGGCTGACCGCCCAAGGCCTGATTCTTTGGCCCTGCGCCCGCGACATTTTGTGTGCCAACGCGCTGGCCTTGCAACGCATGCGCGATCAGCACGTGCAGGGCCGCGTTCGGCTCGCGGTGGTGGAGGACATCGCGGCGGCGCGCCTGCACCATTTGCTGCGCCATTTTCATGACCACACCCCCAATGTGCAGTTGGACCTGATCGTGGCGGGCAACCGCGCGCTGGGCGCGCAGTTCGATGACGATCGCATCGATTTGATGGTGTGCGACGCTGGCGCCGTGCGCGCCGAGCCCTTGGCCTCTTGGCAGGAAGAACTGGTGTGGGCGGTGCGCAGCGATCTGTGGCCCAAGATGCGCGATGAGTGGCCGGTGGTGATGTTTGCCGAAGGCTGCCCCTGGCGCCTGGATGTCGTCAAGCATCTCTCGCACAGCAAGCACGCATGGAAGACGGTGTGTGAAGCTTCCACGCTGGTGGCCATGTCCACCGCATTGCAGGTCGGCATCGGCATGGGCCCCATGATGCGCGGCACCGTGCCGCCGGACTGCCGCGAGGTCGGCGTTGCCGAGGGCGCGCCAGCGCCGGTGGTGTTGCACGTGGCGTTGTTCGCGCGCGCGGCGGCGTCGCCGCAGGCGCGTTACCTGGCCGACTTTCTGCTCAAGAGCCTGCCCAATCAACGGGGCGTGCCGAGCGCCGAGGCGCCGCCGCGCGCCCGGCCAGCGCGCCGGCGCGCGGCTGCGGTGTGA
- a CDS encoding ankyrin repeat domain-containing protein, with translation MNGADGGGRTALVRAARRGDVGMARLLLAAGADPRRPDRQGASAIDHARQAGHEALARHLEQAR, from the coding sequence GTGAACGGGGCCGACGGCGGTGGCCGGACCGCCCTGGTGCGGGCCGCGCGCCGCGGCGACGTCGGCATGGCACGCCTGCTGCTGGCCGCTGGCGCCGACCCGCGCCGCCCCGACCGCCAGGGCGCCAGCGCCATAGACCACGCACGTCAAGCCGGCCACGAGGCACTGGCGCGCCACCTCGAGCAAGCGCGATGA